A single region of the Fenollaria sporofastidiosus genome encodes:
- a CDS encoding ABC-F family ATP-binding cassette domain-containing protein — protein MTVLACNNIKKVFIDKLIFENVSININEGEKVAIVGMNGTGKSTLLNILSGMLNYDEGNIFISKDTKIAYLEQNTTIRSNLSVYDEMKKSMKHLIDLEDELRNFEDIIAKDPSEENMDRYSFLLEDFEKKGGYTYDAEIKKVLTGLGFSEEQFDQAFNSLSGGQKSKLMLAKALIQESDILFLDEPTNHLDIDSMEFLQDYINSFTRTVVMVSHDRYFLNATCNKVILIKDHTTHEYNMGYEEYIKQRKINEAIQEKAYINQQKEIERQKEIIRRYRSYATEKSIIKAKSREKMLAKIELLSDVNDDSEINFKFRMKVESGNDVLAVEHINKSFGDFKLLNDINFNI, from the coding sequence ATGACTGTACTGGCATGTAATAATATAAAAAAAGTTTTTATTGACAAGTTAATTTTTGAAAACGTTTCTATTAATATAAATGAAGGCGAAAAGGTTGCCATAGTTGGTATGAATGGTACTGGTAAGTCAACTCTACTTAACATACTATCTGGCATGCTTAATTATGATGAAGGTAATATATTTATTTCTAAGGACACTAAGATTGCCTACCTTGAACAAAACACAACTATAAGAAGCAATTTAAGTGTTTATGATGAGATGAAAAAGTCGATGAAGCACCTAATTGACCTTGAAGATGAACTAAGAAATTTTGAAGATATCATAGCTAAAGATCCAAGCGAGGAGAATATGGATAGATACTCTTTTCTTCTTGAAGATTTTGAAAAGAAAGGCGGATATACATATGACGCTGAGATAAAAAAGGTTTTAACTGGTCTTGGCTTTTCTGAAGAACAGTTTGATCAAGCATTTAACTCTCTAAGCGGCGGACAAAAATCTAAACTAATGCTTGCGAAGGCTCTTATACAAGAGTCTGACATACTTTTCTTAGACGAGCCAACTAACCATCTTGATATCGACTCTATGGAGTTCCTTCAAGACTACATCAACTCATTTACAAGGACAGTAGTTATGGTTAGCCACGATAGATATTTTCTAAATGCGACTTGTAATAAGGTTATACTTATAAAGGATCACACTACTCATGAGTACAATATGGGCTATGAAGAATATATCAAGCAAAGAAAGATAAATGAAGCAATTCAAGAGAAAGCTTATATTAATCAGCAAAAAGAAATTGAAAGACAAAAAGAGATTATCAGAAGGTATAGGTCCTACGCTACTGAAAAAAGCATTATAAAAGCAAAGTCTCGTGAGAAGATGCTTGCTAAGATTGAGCTATTAAGCGACGTTAATGATGATAGTGAGATTAATTTCAAGTTTAGGATGAAGGTAGAGTCTGGTAATGATGTCTTAGCTGTTGAACATATCAATAAAAGTTTTGGCGATTTTAAGCTTTTAAACGATATAAACTTTAATATATAA
- a CDS encoding redox-sensing transcriptional repressor Rex: MARDITINAIKRLPIYYVIFEDLYARGVHRVSSSELSAYTKFTASQIRADLNTFGAEGRQGYGYHVETIYMDLKGVLGLDYKKNLILTGVGNIGQAIIQSREFESSGFKFIGLFDSNPNMIGLSFNGIKVRNISELENFAKNNIIDIGVIAVTSNSARDVARTYEKIGIKAIWNFAPTVLDLDKDIIVENVPLSESLFTLNYLLKCKNDGTFTSDDYVNRAKDIVYDKKLGLYRESKKRGRPRKESN; the protein is encoded by the coding sequence ATGGCTCGTGATATTACAATAAACGCAATAAAAAGATTACCAATATACTATGTGATTTTTGAAGACCTATACGCAAGGGGCGTACATAGGGTCTCTTCGAGTGAGCTATCAGCGTACACTAAGTTTACCGCATCTCAAATCAGAGCTGACTTAAACACTTTTGGTGCTGAGGGCAGACAAGGTTATGGTTATCACGTTGAGACCATATACATGGACTTAAAAGGTGTTCTTGGTCTTGATTATAAAAAGAATTTAATCTTGACTGGTGTTGGCAATATTGGCCAAGCAATAATACAGTCGCGTGAGTTTGAAAGTAGTGGCTTTAAATTCATTGGTCTATTTGATAGCAATCCAAATATGATAGGTCTTAGCTTTAACGGCATCAAGGTAAGAAACATATCTGAACTTGAGAATTTTGCTAAGAATAATATTATTGATATAGGTGTCATAGCTGTTACTAGTAATAGTGCGAGAGATGTTGCTAGGACTTATGAAAAAATTGGTATAAAGGCGATTTGGAACTTTGCTCCGACTGTACTTGATTTAGATAAGGACATCATAGTTGAGAATGTGCCATTATCGGAGAGCTTATTCACACTAAACTATTTACTTAAATGCAAAAACGATGGCACTTTCACAAGTGATGACTATGTTAATAGAGCAAAAGATATTGTATATGATAAAAAATTAGGACTATATAGAGAGTCAAAGAAGAGGGGCAGACCTAGAAAGGAGAGTAATTAA